The following proteins come from a genomic window of Armatimonadota bacterium:
- the pruA gene encoding L-glutamate gamma-semialdehyde dehydrogenase, protein MALPEFRNESFSNFDDDGPRQAMRDALTAVEAQLGLELPLVIGGERLYAAEKFESFNPSRSDQVVAIAQKGQSEHVERAVEAAWRVFPEWKRVPPEEKAALFLRAADRLRRRKFEAQAWMIFEVGKNWAEADGDVAEAIDHLEYFAREILRYAEGRPTTWHPQEVSYYSYEPIGVVAVIPPWNFPLAIPMGMALGAIAAGNTVVMKPSSDSPATIYPFVEVMEQAGLPPGVLNVVTGSGSVVGDGLVNHPRVRMVAFTGSRDVGCRIYEQAAKVQPGQIWLKRVIAEMGGKNAVIVDEEADLDEAVAAAVASGYGFQGQKCSAGSRLVVTEKVYEDALEAFTARVRALEVGPAKDNYPVGPVINERAMRTILDYIRIGKGEGRLLAGGEPGDSGGYYIQPTVFADVPRQARIAQEEIFGPVVAVIKARDFADALDIANGTEYGLTGAVFTRNPDKIAKARAEFACGNLYINRKCTGALVGVHPFGGFNMSGTDAKVGGPDYLLYFLQPKVTSIKHR, encoded by the coding sequence ATGGCGCTTCCAGAGTTTCGCAACGAGTCGTTCTCGAACTTCGACGACGATGGCCCCCGGCAGGCGATGCGCGACGCGCTGACGGCGGTCGAAGCGCAGCTGGGTCTAGAGCTGCCGCTGGTGATCGGCGGAGAGAGGCTGTACGCGGCCGAGAAGTTCGAATCCTTCAACCCCTCTCGGTCGGACCAGGTCGTGGCAATCGCACAGAAGGGGCAAAGCGAGCACGTTGAGCGCGCGGTCGAGGCCGCCTGGCGTGTGTTCCCGGAGTGGAAGCGCGTCCCGCCCGAGGAAAAGGCCGCCCTGTTCTTGCGCGCTGCCGATCGGTTGCGCCGTCGCAAGTTCGAAGCCCAGGCGTGGATGATTTTCGAGGTCGGCAAGAACTGGGCCGAAGCCGATGGGGACGTCGCCGAAGCCATCGACCACCTCGAATACTTCGCGCGCGAGATTCTCCGGTACGCGGAAGGCCGACCGACGACGTGGCACCCACAGGAAGTCTCGTACTACTCATACGAGCCGATCGGAGTCGTCGCGGTCATCCCGCCGTGGAACTTCCCCCTGGCGATCCCGATGGGCATGGCGCTGGGCGCGATCGCCGCCGGCAACACCGTGGTGATGAAGCCCAGCAGCGACTCGCCCGCGACGATCTACCCGTTCGTGGAGGTCATGGAGCAGGCCGGTCTGCCGCCGGGCGTGCTGAACGTCGTCACCGGATCCGGATCGGTCGTCGGCGACGGGCTCGTGAACCACCCCCGCGTCCGGATGGTGGCGTTCACCGGCTCCCGCGATGTCGGCTGCCGCATCTACGAGCAAGCCGCGAAGGTCCAACCGGGGCAGATCTGGCTGAAGCGTGTGATCGCGGAGATGGGCGGCAAGAACGCGGTCATCGTCGACGAGGAGGCAGACCTGGACGAGGCCGTCGCCGCCGCGGTCGCTTCCGGGTACGGGTTCCAAGGCCAGAAGTGCTCGGCCGGCTCGCGGCTCGTGGTCACCGAGAAGGTGTACGAGGACGCGCTGGAAGCCTTCACCGCGCGCGTGCGCGCCTTGGAAGTCGGTCCGGCGAAGGACAACTATCCGGTCGGTCCGGTCATCAACGAGCGCGCGATGCGTACGATCCTCGACTACATCCGGATCGGCAAGGGCGAAGGACGCCTGCTGGCCGGGGGCGAGCCGGGCGACAGCGGTGGATACTACATCCAGCCGACGGTGTTCGCCGACGTCCCGCGCCAGGCACGCATCGCCCAGGAAGAGATCTTCGGTCCGGTCGTCGCAGTGATCAAGGCGCGCGACTTCGCCGACGCGCTGGATATCGCCAACGGCACCGAGTACGGGCTGACCGGCGCGGTCTTCACGCGCAACCCGGACAAGATCGCCAAGGCGCGCGCGGAGTTCGCCTGCGGCAACCTGTACATCAACCGCAAGTGCACCGGCGCGCTGGTCGGCGTGCACCCGTTCGGAGGGTTCAACATGAGCGGGACGGACGCGAAGGTGGGTGGACCGGACTACCTGCTATACTTCCTGCAGCCGAAGGTCACGTCGATCAAGCACCGCTAG
- a CDS encoding periplasmic heavy metal sensor yields the protein MRRSVSLVALGLAIVVAAGPWLMVNPPEAFAQQSRARRQPCLTEAQRRQAEAIFDRHRVPLRNARFRVADESRALRRLLIAEGTTRAQLDAQAARLAEARNAAQRARIDFLWELRAVLPADQRERAIRCLMQQWTGRMRRR from the coding sequence GTGAGAAGGTCCGTTTCCCTTGTCGCCCTTGGGCTCGCCATCGTCGTGGCAGCGGGGCCGTGGCTCATGGTCAACCCACCGGAGGCGTTCGCCCAGCAGTCGCGTGCCCGGCGCCAGCCCTGCCTCACCGAGGCGCAACGCCGCCAGGCCGAGGCGATCTTCGATCGGCACCGCGTGCCCTTGCGGAACGCGCGCTTCCGGGTCGCTGACGAATCCCGGGCCCTGCGCCGCTTGCTCATCGCCGAAGGCACAACGCGCGCGCAGCTGGACGCCCAGGCCGCCCGCCTGGCCGAGGCCCGCAACGCGGCCCAGCGTGCGCGGATCGACTTCCTCTGGGAACTTCGGGCGGTCCTACCCGCCGACCAGCGCGAGCGCGCCATACGCTGCCTCATGCAGCAGTGGACGGGGCGCATGCGTCGCCGCTGA